The sequence below is a genomic window from Streptomyces sp. V1I1.
ACGGCGATGCTGCCGGCTCTCGTCAGCCAGATCGTGGTGATCGTCAAGGACACCGCGCTCGGCGGCGCCCTGCTCGGCCTCGTCGACCTGATGTCGCAGAGCCGCACGATCCCGGCGAACTACGGCGCGAACACCATCGCCACCCTCACTGTGATCGCGCTGATCTACATCGCGCTCAACTTCCTGCTCACCAGCGCCGCGAGCTGGCTGGAGGGCCGGGCGCGCCGGACGAAGAAGGGCACCGGAGCCGTGCTGCACGGGGAAGACGTCGAAGCCAGACTTGACGGCGGAGGCGTGTAACACCGGCAGGTAGTACTGGAGGGGCGGCCGCAGCAATGCGGCCGCCCCTCGCCGCATTCCTCCGTCACTTGACGCCAGCACCCGCAGTGGGTTGCATACGTTCTGTGATCGCGCACCGGGCTCCAACCACACGTTTCCGCATGACCCTTCGGGCCCCAGGAGTCACGCCGTGGACCCGGTGATCATCGTGGGCGCGGGGCCTGTCGGGCTCGCGCTCTCGCTGGCCCTTGCGCAACAAGGCGTCCCCTCGGTCGTGCTCGACGAAGGCGCGGGCAACGACGAGCAGCGGCCCGCCCGTACGGTCGTGCTGCGGCCCGACACCGCAGCCATGGTGGAACGGCTCGGCTGCGCAACTGGCCGTGACGAAGGTTCCCGCTGGACCGGCTGGCGCTCGATGCGGCGCCGGCAGGACGTCCGGCAGCTCGTCCTCGGCGACGACCGCGCACCCGCGCCGCTGCACATCCCCCAGCACGCCCTCGCGCGCGGACTGCGGGACGCCGTCGCCGCGCAGCAGCTGGTCCGGATCGTCACCGAGAGTCGCGTCGACTCGCTGGAGCAGGACGCGACCGGGATCAGCGTGCACGCCCGGGGGCCCGGAGCGACCTGGTGGCGCGGCAGTCATCTGGTCGGCTGCGACGGGGCCAGGTCGACGGTCCGCAAGCTCCTCGGCATTCGCTTCCCGGGCCGTACGGCGGTGGAGCAGCATGCCGTCGCGGCCCTGCGCACCGAACTCCCCTGGCCCGACGAGGCGTTGCTGCACCGCCAGCCGCCCTGGCGCACAGGCGGCGACGAGGTCACCGCCCGGCCGCTGCCGGACGACGTCTGGCGGCTCGACTGGCTGCTGCCCTCCCGCGGCGAACTGGTCACCCCCGACGCCCTGGTGGCGCGCGTACGGGACACCCTGGCCGGCTGGTGCGGCCAGACGCCTCCGTATGAGCTCCTCGACACCGGCGTTTACACACTGCACCACCGGCTCGCGCGGCGCTGGCGTGTGGACCGGGCCTTCCTCGCGGGCGACGCCGCGCATCTGCTCGGGGCGCTCGGCACGCAGGGGCTCGACGAAGGGCTGCGGGACGCCGACAACCTCGCGTGGAAGCTGGCGCACAGCTGGCACCACGGCGTGTCCGAGCCGCTGCTCGACAGCTATCAGGCGGAGCGGCGGGCGGCCGTCGCCTCGCGGCTGCGCGCCGCCGACCAGTCGCTGCCGATACTGCGTGGCGGCAGCGGGCTGCGTACGTATCTTCCGGGTGCCGCGCGCGGGCACGACACTCTGCTGACCGACGGCCATCTGGGGCACGGCCCACTGGGCGCGCCCCCCGTTTATACGCACTCCCCCCTCGCACCCGAATACGCCCCTTCGCAGACCTTCGTGGGCACGGAGGCGGGCGCTCCGGTCGCGGATGTACGGGTGACCGCGCCGGACGGCACCAGCGCGCGGCTTCGGGACCGGCTGGGGCGGGGGCGGCTGCTGGTGATGCTGGTCGCGCCGGGTACGGGGGTGTGGGACCGGCGGCACTGGGTGAGCGCGGGCGTGATGCCGCGGCTGGCCGCGGCGGTCTCCGCGCTGCCGGTGCGGGCGGAGCTGCTGGTGACGGAGAGCTACCCGGGCGCTTCGGCGCACACAGTGCTGCTGGTGCGGCCGGACGGGCACCTGGTCGCCTCGTTCGCAGGGGTGCGACCTGCGGAGCTGTACTCGGCGGCGGACGCGGCGCGCGGCGGTGCCCCGTCAGCGGCGCGCAGTGACCGTACTGCGGACATCAATTGACCCTCGAGGGCCCACATGGTGTACTCCGGAGCGTGACCGACACCGATGTGCGCCTGTGGCGGAGGGTCCATATGGACCTCGTCCGCTACGCGGGCTGCGTGTGTCGCCCGTCCTGCTGAATTCGCCTTCTCCTCGCGCTGTGGCCTGATGGGCCCGCGCGCCCCCAGCGAACTTCCAGGACGGTTTCCGTGTCCCAGCCTGTCTCCACCTCGGTCACTGCTGCCTCTGCGCGTACTGAAGTGTCGGCGCGTACGGAAGCGTCGGCGCCGACCGCCGCCGAGCTGCTCGACTTCGTGCGGCGCTCCGCCGCCGACAAGGACCTCATCGGCTCGATCCCGCTCGATCCCGAGGGCCGTACGTGGGTACGGCTCGAAGGGCCCGGCGGCAGTGAGGCTTGGCTGATCGCCTGGCCGCCGGGCACGGGCACCGGCTGGCACGACCACGCCGAGTCGTTCGGCGCGTTCGCCACGGCCGCGGGCGAGTTGAAGGAGTACTCCCTCGCCGTGCGGCTCCCCGCGAGCGGCTGGAAGACCCTGGAGCTGAGCGAAGGGGTCGACCGCGAGCGGGAGTTGGGGGCCGGCCAGGGCCGGGCCTTCGGGAAGCACCATGTGCACGAGGTGTTGAACGAGTCGGCCACCGGGCATGCCGTCTCGGTCCATGCGTACTACCCGCCGCTGCCGCTGATCCGGCGCTTCAGCCGGTCGGGCGCGGTGCTCCGTCTTGAGCAGGTCGAGCGTCCGGAGGACTGGCAGTGAGCGGGGGACAGGTGGGGATCGACGAGCTCCTGGAGCGGGTACGGGAGGACCTGGACCGGGTCGAGCCGAAGGAGGCCTTCGAGGCGGCCGGGGCCGGCGCGCTGCTGGTGGACATCCGGTACGCGGCGCTGCGCGAGCGGGACGGTCTGATTCCGGGTGCGCTGGTCGTGGAACGCAACGAGCTGGAGTGGCGGCTGGACCCCCGGGGAAGCCACCGCGCACCGGAGGCGGTCAGCCACGATCTGCGGGTCGTGGTGATCTGCAACGAGGGCTACGCGTCGTCGCTGGCGGCAGTGTCCCTACGGCAGTTGGGCCTGCACCGCGCGACGGACCTCGTGGGGGGCTTCCAGGCCTGGAAGGCGGCGGGACTGCCGGTGGAACGGTAGTCCGCGGCGCGGTCCTTGAGCGGTGCGCGGCGCGGGCGGCCTGGGCCGGGCGGCGGCTGTGTCCAGCAGCCGGGCGACCCCGCACCACGGGCTCGGGCGCGGGCTAACCGCAGGCCCTGGCCCGGGCTAGAAGCCACCGCCCTCGTCCAAGTCCTCCGTGTCCTCGCCCTCTTCCTCGAGCGCGCGCTTGACCACCCTGAGGGCCAGGCCCTCGGGGTAGCCCTTCCTGGCGAGCATGCCCGCCAGACGACGCAGACGCCGGTCGCGGTCCAGGCCGCGGGTCGAGCGGAGTTTGCGTGCGACCAGCTCGCGGGCGGTCTCCTCCTCCTGCTCGGAGTCGAGCTGTCCGACCGCCTCGTCGATCAGCGCGGAGTCCACGCCCTTCGTACGCAGTTCCCGCGCGAGCGCCCGCCGGGCGAGGCCCCGGCCGTGGTGCCGGGACTCCACCCAAGCGTCCGCGAAGGCCGCGTCGTTGATCAGCCCCACGTCCTCGAAGCGGGAGAGGACCTCCTCGGCCACCTCCGAGGGGATCTCACGCTTATGCAGCGCGTCCGCGAGCTGCTTGCGGGTGCGCGGGGTCCCGGTGAGCAGCCGCAGGCAGATCGCCCGCGCCCGCTCGGCCGGATCCTGGGGCGACAGCTCCTTCTCGGCCCTCGACGAGTCGGCGCTGTCGCCCGGCCATTCGGTTCGCCGGGCCATTTGCTAGCCCTTGGCCGCCGCCGTCTTGGCCGCCTTGGCCTTGGACGGGGGCGCTGACTTCGCCGCGTCCTCGGCCGGAGCCGCCGCACCGGCGCCGGCGGCATCCGCGCCCGGCTCGGCCGCCAGGGCCTCCGGCCTCACGCCGACGCCCAGCTTCTCCAGGATCTTCTTCTCGATCTCATTGGCGAGATCGGGGTTGTCCTTCAGGAAGTTGCGGGCGTTCTCCTTGCCCTGGCCCAGCTGGTCGCCCTCGTACGTGTACCAGGCGCCCGCCTTGCGGACGAAGCCGTGCTCCACGCCCATATCGATCAGACCGCCCTCGCGGCTGATGCCCTGGCCGTAGAGGATGTCGAACTCGGCCTGCTTGAAGGGCGGCGCGACCTTGTTCTTCACGACCTTGACACGGGTGCGGTTGCCGACCGCGTCGGTGCCGTCCTTGAGGGTCTCGATGCGGCGGATGTCGAGCCGCACAGAGGCGTAGAACTTCAGCGCGCGGCCACCGGTCGTCGTCTCCGGCGAGCCGAACATCACGCCGATCTTCTCTCGGAGCTGGTTGATGAAGATCGCGGTGGTCTTCGACTGGTTCAGCGCACTGGTGATCTTCCGGAGCGCCTGGCTCATCAGCCGCGCCTGCAGACCGACGTGCGAGTCGCCCATCTCGCCCTCGATCTCCGCGCGCGGCACGAGGGCCGCGACGGAGTCGATGACGATCAGGTCGAGCGCGCCGGAGCGGACGAGCATGTCGACGATCTCGAGTGCCTGCTCGCCGTTGTCCGGCTGGGAAAGGATCAGGTTGTCGATGTCGACGCCGAGCTTCTTCGCGTACTCGGGGTCAAGGGCGTGTTCGGCGTCGATGAAGGCCACCGAGCCGCCGAGCTTCTGGGCGTTGGCCACGGCGTGCAGTGTGAGGGTCGTCTTACCGGAGGACTCCGGGCCGTACACCTCCACCACACGGCCGGCGCGGAAGGCCGCCGACGCCGAGCGCGACGTCGAGCGCGGTCGACCCGGTGGGGATGACCTCGATGGGCTCGTTCGGCCGCTCGCCCAGGCGCATCACCGCGCCCTTGCCAAATTGCCGTTCAATCTGTGCGAGCGCGGCGTCGAGCGCCTTCTCGCGGTCGGTTCCTGCCATGGGTTCCACCCGATTTGCTTGTGTCGATCGCTTCACGTCAAAGACGCTAACCCCTGCCACTGACAATGGGCCCCGACGTCCATCCAGCCTGTGGATAACTCCCGGAAACCGAGGCCGGAATCCCATGAGAATGGATGTTCGATTTTAGTGTCAAGCGCACCGCGCAGCCCGGCCCCGGCCGTCCCTAGGTCACGGTTTGACCCGCACACTTCAAGCCACATAGGTTCTGCTCGGCCTGGTCCATGAGGACGGGCCCAAATCGCGATCCTTTGGGGGGACGCAGTGCACTGGTATGTGGACGTACTCAAGAAATATGCGGTATTCAGCGGGCGGGCACGCCGCCAGGAGTACTGGATGTTCGTCCTGTTCAGCGTGATCATCAGCATCGTGCTGTCGATCATCGACAATGTTGCCGGCACGAGCCCCATCCTTGGGGCGATCTACAGCCTCGTCGTGCTCCTGCCCAGCCTCGGTGTCGCCGTTCGTCGGCTGCACGACACCGACCGGTCGGGCTGGTGGCTGCTCATCGCGCTGGTCCCGCTCGTGGGCGCGATCATCCTGCTGGTGTTCCTGGCCAGTGACGGCAAGCCGCACGAGAACAGCCACGGCCCGAACCCCAAGCTGGTTCCGGCCCACTGACGCTCGTGCGTCGGCCGACGGGAACCGCTCCCTCGACGACCGACGAGCAAGCCGAGTTCTGAGCGCTGTAGTTGGCGAAGCCCGTCAACTACAGCGCTCCGTCACAACCGGGTGCCGGAACTCCACCCCGCCAGCTCAGGCGCCGTCCCCCGGGGGCGGCGCCTGGTCCCGCTTCGCACGGAGCACACCGCGCAGCCGCGCGAGGGCCTTGCCCCCGTGGCGCAGCCGGTGGCCGTGGACGCGCGGGTCGTCGGTCACGGCGTACCGCTTCACATACGCGCCGAGGAACGCCTGGAGCGTGGCGATCGCCGGGATCGCGATCAGCGCACCGACCGGCCCCAGCAGCGCCGTGCCCGCGACGACCGAGCCGAAGGCCACCGCGGGGTGAATGTGGACCGTCTTGGACGTGAGCTTGGGCTGCAGCACATAGTTCTCGAACTGCTGGTAGACCACGACGAATCCGAGCACCCACAGCGCGTACCAGGGATTGACGGTGAAGGCGATCAACATCGGCAGCGCGCCCGCCAGATACGTGCCGATGGTCGGGATGAACTGCGAGACCAGACCGACCCAGACAGCGAGCGCCGGAGCGTACGGCACGCCCAGGATCTCCAGCAGGATGTAGTGCGCGCCGCCGGAGATCAGCGCCATCAGGCCGCGCGAGTAGAGATAGCCGCCCGTCTTGTCGACGGCGATCTCCCAGGCACGCAGCACCTCGGCCTGCTTGGCCGGCGGCAGTACGGAGCAGAGCGCGCGGCGCAGCCGGGGCCCGTCGGCGGCGAAGTAGAACGAGAACAGGAAGATCGTCAGCAGCTTGAACAGTCCGCCGAGCACGGTTGCGGAGATGTCCAGGACGCCGCTCGCGCTGTTCTGGACGTACTTCCGCAGCCAGTCCGAGCGCAGCACGCTGTCCTGGACCTCGACCCGTGAGAGGTCGGTGTGGAAGGTGCTGTTGATCCAGCGGATCACCGAGTCGAGGTACTTGGGGAAGTCCTCGACCATGTCGACGATCTGGCCCGCCAGCATCGAGCCGAGTAGGACGACGAAGCCGACGCCAACGGCGATCACGGCGAAGAAGACGATGAAGGTGGCAAGGCCGCGGCGCATGCCACGGGCCGCCATCCTGCCCACCGCAGGCTCGATCGCCAGCGCCAGGAAGAAGGCGATCAGGATATTGATCAGCAGGCCGATGAGCTGGTGGAAGGCCCAGCTGCCGAGCTGGAAGCAGGCGTACAGGGCCAGCCCGAGCACCATGGCGCGCGGCAACCAGCGAGGCATGCGGGCCGGACTGTGGGATCCGCCCGCCGGTGCGGGAGGCGGCGCGTTCGGCGGGGTCACGTCCTGAGCGGGCGTGTCCCGCTCGGTCTTGTCAGTCTCGGCCACGAGATCCAGTGTCACCCACCGGTCTCACTGCTTGTCGGCCGGGACGCCCACCGCGGCGCAGACCCCGCGCCATACGTCCTTCGCCTCCCAGCCGGCGGCCAGCGCCTCATGCACCGTACGGCCCCCGAGCTCGGCCATCACATGGTCGCGCGCGAAGGAATCGGCGTAGGCCTGACCGAAGTGGTCCGCCATCCGCTCCCAGAAAATCGTCAACCGCATGACGTCAGTATCCCGCCCCTGGGGGTGCAGCCTGTCCCTCCGGCTTGCCGAAAGCCCTTTCCGCCCTACGGTCGGAACATGGCTGGAACTGGAGCAACCCCCTCGCCCTCGCTCGCGTCACCCCTCGCCCGCGCCGAGCAGTTCATCTGGCTGACTGCCCGGGTTCTGGAGCAGCGGCGGTTCGAGTACCACTTCCTGGGCGGCGGCTCGGAAACCGTCGAGACCGCCCTGGCCGCGTACCTCAATGAGGACGGCGGCTACGGCCACGCCCTCGAACCCGATCTGCGAGGCCCGGTCAGCCAGCCGCTGCACACCGCGCACGCCCTGCGCATCCTCGACTCCATCGGCCGCTGCGGCGGCCTGCGCGTGGAGCGGATGTGCCGCTACCTCACCGAGGTGTCGACGCACGACGGAGCGCTGCCCGCGATCCACCCCTCCCAGCGCGGCTATCCGGCCGCGCCGTTCATCCCGATCGTCGACGACCCTCCCAGCGAGCTGCTCGCGACGGGCCCGGTGGTCGGGCTGCTGCACCGTAATCAGGTGTGGCACGCCTGGCTGTTCAGGGCCACGGACTTCTGCTGGGCTGCCGTCGCAGGGCTTGAGAAGTCCCATCCGTACGAGATCGAGGCCGCGGTCGCCTTCCTGGACGGGGCTCCGGACCGCTCGCGCGCCGAGGCCGCTGCGGACCGGCTCGGCCGGCTGGTGCGCGAGCAGGGCATGGCGGTCCTCGACCCGGACCGGCTCGAGGAGTACCCGCTCGCCCCCGGCTATGCGGCGGGCGAGCGCCACTTCCCGTACGACTACGCCCGTACGCCCCAGTCGCTCGCCCGCCGCTGGTTCACCGACGAGGAGATGGCGCGCTCGCTGGAGCATCTCGCGAGCGAGCAGCGCGAGGACGGCGGCTGGCCGGTCAACTGGCGGCAGTGGGCACCCGGCACGGCCCTGGAGGCGCGGCCGATCGTGACCATCGAGGCGCTGCGGACGCTACGAGCACACGGCCGCGCGATCGCCTGACCCGCCCGGTCTGTCCCCCGGCTCAGCCGCCGAGCGCGCGCACGCCCGCGGTGACTGCCACCGCGGCCCCGACGACCACCAGGAAGGGGGCGCGCAGCACCAGCGCGAGCGCCGCGGCCGCAAGTCCTGCCGCCCGTGCGTCGAGGACGAGGGAGCTGTCGGTGCTGAACGTCTGTTGCGCGGTGAGCGCGGCCAGCAGGGCGACGGGAAGGAGCGCGGCGAGCCGCTGGACGAGGGGGCGTTCAAGGGCGTCGGCCGGTACCAGCAGGCCGGCCAGCTTGACGAGGTAGCAGCCGACGGCGGTCGCTGCGATCGCGATCCAGATGCTCAACGGTCCTCACCCTTCGTACGGTTGGCCTTCGTACGGTCTGCCTTCGTACGGTCTGCATTGCTGCAGCGGGCTATCGAGCGTCCCTTGAACCACAGGACGGCGGGCGCGGCGAGCGCGGCCACCAGCACCGGCACCCCGGCGGGCAGCACCGGCAGGAACGCGAGACCCAGCACCACGGCGAGCCCGGCGACTGCTCGCTCGGTCGTCGTACGCAGCATCGGCGCGAGGAGCGCGAGGAAGACGGCCGGGCCCGCGGCGTCCAGACCCCACGCGTCGGTGTCGCCGAGGGCCTCGGCGCCCAGCACCCCGCCGAGCGTGGTCAGGTTCCACAGGACGTAGAGCGTCAGCCCGGTGACGGTGAAGCCGAGGCGCGCGGCGCGCCGCGTGGGCTGGGCGAGGGCGACGGCCGTGGTCTCGTCGATGACCCAGTGCGCGGCGAGGGGGCGTACGAAGCGCGGCAGGGCGAGAAGCTGCGACAGCCGCAGACCGTAGAAGGCGTTGCGTACGCCGAGGAAGAAGGCGCCGGCCGCGGCGGCGAGCGGGTTGCCGCCGGCCGCGAGCGCGCCGACCAGCGCGAACTGCGAGGCACCGGTGAAGACCAGCAGGCTGAGCGCGCAGGTCTGCAGGAGGCTGAGGCCTGCGCCGGCGGACGTCACGCCGAAGGCGAATCCGGACAGGCCGACGGCGATGCCGACGCCGAGAGCGTCGCGCACGACCGCTGAATCCGGCTTGGGCACCCGCTCAGCGGCGGCTGTGCCTGTCCCTGCGGACGTCCCTGCGGGAGTCTTCGGGCGAGACTCTGGATGAGCTGTCTGTTCTGCCACGCCTTCGACGCTACGCGGGGCGCTCACCGGCGGTCTTGTACGTTCTTGCGCGCTCCCTGCGGTACGCGCCGGGCGGGACGCCGACGATCCGCGTGAAGTGCCGGTTCAGATGCGGCTGGTCCGTGAAACCGACGGCGACGGCCGCATCGGCGGGCGCGGTCCCGGCGTCCAGAAGGTGGCGCGCCCGCCGCACGCGCGCATCGGTGAGCCAGGTGTGCGGCGGCATCCCGTACACCGCTTTGAAGGCGCGCAGCAGCGCGAAGGGGCTCGTGCCGAGCTCCTGCGCAAGCCCCTCCAGGGAGGGCGGCTCGGCCATCCGCTCCTCGAGGAGCTGCTTGGCGAGGGCGGCCGTGCGGGCGCCTGAGGCCTGGGGCGTACGCGAGGGGAGGGCGCTGCCGTAACGGCCCAGCATCCGGGCGACGGCGATCCGCAGCAGGCTGTCGGCGGCGAGCGCGTTGCCTTCCTCCGCGGCCCGGTGCACGCCGCGTATCAGCAGGGCGGTCTGCGGGTCCTCGACGATCGTCTCGGCGAATCCCGGGGTGCCGCGCAGGCTGGTGACCGCTCCCCCGATCTCCGAGACGAGCTCCACGGAGGGGTAGAGCGTCGAGTACGTCCAGCCTTCAGGAACGCCGGCCCGGGCGGAGTGCGGCACCTCCGGGTTGATCATGACAACCGTGCCGGGGCCCGCCCGGACAAGGCCCTCCGGCAGGCTCACGTCCTCGATCCCGCCGGTGACCGCGCCGAAGGTGAAGCCCTCGTGGCTGTGGCGGGGGAAGGTGTGCCGGACATAGCGGGCGCGCAGCAGATCGAGGCCCGGCAGCTCCTCGTACTGCCAGTGCCTCGCCCACTCGCGCTCCGTCAGCCGTCCCATCCGGCCATTGTCCCCCGGTGGCCTCGCCGCTGACCTGCGCGTCCATGACCTGGACAGCTGATTGTCAGTGGTGCGGTGCACGATGGGGGGCATGGCCAGGACTGCGCTCGACTCCTTCTCTCCCGCGACCCGGAGCTGGTTCACGGGAGCCTTCAGCGCGCCCACCGCCGCGCAGGAGGGGGCCTGGCAGGCCATCGGGGAGGGCTCGGACGTGCTGGTCGTGGCTCCGACGGGCTCCGGCAAGACCCTGGCCGCGTTCCTCGCCGCGCTGGACCGGCTGGCATCCGCCCCACCGCCCGCGGACCCGAAGATGCGCTGCCGCGTGCTGTATGTGTCTCCGCTCAAGGCCCTCGCGGTCGATGTGGAGCGCAACCTCCGCAGTCCGCTCACCGGAATCCGGCAGGAGTCGGTGCGGCTCGGGCTGCCTGAGCCGGAGGTGCGGGTCGGCATCCGCTCGGGCGACACCCCGGCCGCCGAGCGGCGCTCCCTGGCCACCAAGCCGCCGGACATCCTGATCACGACACCCGAGTCGCTGTTCCTGATGCTCACCTCCTCGACCCGCGACGCGCTGGCGGGCATCGAGACGGTGATCCTGGACGAGGTGCACGCCGTCGCGGGGACGAAGCGGGGCGCGCATCTCGCCGTATCGCTCGAGCGCCTCGACGAGCTGCTGCCGCGGCCTGCCCGGCGGATCGGCCTGTCGGCGACGGTGCGGCCGGTGGACGAGGTGGCTCGCTATCTCTCGCCGCAGCGCAAGGTGGAGATCGTCCAGCCGCCCTCGGGCAAGGAGTTCGACCTGTCAGTGGTCGTACCGGTCGAGGATCTGGGCGAATTGGGCGGCTCCCCCGCCTCCGAATCGGACGGCGGAGAGAAGCCGTCGATCTGGCCGCATGTCGAGGAGAAGATCGCCGACCTCGTTCAGGCGCACCGCTCGACGATCGTCTTCGCCAACTCCCGCCGGCTCGCCGAGCGGCTGTGCAACCGCCTCAACGAGATCGCGTACGAGCGTGCCACGGGCCAGGCTATGCCCGAAGGGGCGCCACCGGCCGAGATCATGGCGCAGTCGGGGGCCGCGCAGGGCGCACCGGCCCTCCTCGCCCGCGCGCACCACGGCTCGGTCTCCAAGGAACAGCGCGCCCTGGTCGAAGAAGACCTCAAGGCGGGCCGGCTGCCCGCCGTCGTCGCCACCTCCAGCCTGGAGCTGGGCATCGACATGGGCGCGGTGGATCTGGTCGTCCAGGTCGAGTCACCGCCGTCGGTCGCCTCCGGCCTGCAGCGGGTCGGCCGCGCGGGACACCAGGTGGGCGCGGTCTCCACGGGCGTAGTCTTCCCCAAGTACCGCGGCGATCTCGTGCAGGCGGCAGTGGTCACCGAGCGGATGCGCAGCGGCTCGATCGAAGCGCTGCGCGTCCCGTCCAACCCCCTGGACGTGCTGGCCCAGCAGCTGGTCGCCATGGTCGCCCTGGACACCTGGCAGGTCGACGATCTGCTGGCGCTGGCGCGCCGGGCCGCGCCCTTCGCCTCGCTCCCCGAGTCGGCCTTCACCGCCGTCCTCGACATGCTCGCCGGGCGCTATCCCTCCGATGCCTTCGCCGAGTTGCGCCCGCGCGTGGTGTGGGACCGTGTCGCCGGTACGGTCACGGGCCGGCCGGGGGCGCAGCGCCTCGCGGTCACCTCCGGCGGCACCATCCCCGACCGCGGGCTGTTCGGGGTGTTCCTCGCGGGGGCGGATCCCAAGAAGGGCGGCGGCCGGGTCGGCGAGCTGGACGAGGAGATGGTGTACGAGTCCCGGGTGGGCGATGTCTTCACCCTCGGCACCACCTCCTGGCGTATCGAGGACATCACCCGCGACCGGGTGCTGGTCTCGCCCGCCCCCGGGGTGCCGGGCAGGCTCCCGTTCTGGAAGGGCGACCAGCTGGGCCGCCCGCTCGAACTGGGCCGCGCGGTGGGCGCGTTCCTGCGGGAGGTCGGCGGCCTGAGCACCGAGGACGCCCGGCTGCGCCTGCTGGCTGCCGGCCTCGACGCCTGGGCTGCCGACAATGTCCTCGGCTATCTGGACGAGCAGCGCCGTGCGTGCGGCCATGTCCCCGACGACCGGACGATCCTCGTCGAGCGCTTCCGGGACGAGCTGGGTGACTGGCGGGTCGTCATCCACTCCCCGTTCGGCGCCCAGGTGCACGCCCCGTGGGCGCTGGCGCTCGGCGCCCGGCTCGGCGAGCGGTACGGCATGGACGCGCAGGTCATGCACGCCGACGACGGCATCGTGCTGCGGCTGCCCGACGCCGATCTGATGGGCCTGGACCTGCTCGACCAGGACCCGGTCCACCTCGACACGACGTTCGACAGCGAGCAGGCCCCGGTCGGCGCGGCGGACGCCGTCTTCGACAAGGGCGAGATCAATCAGATCGTCACCGACCAGGTGGGCGGCTCCGCGCTGTTCGCCTCCCGGTTCCGGGAGTGCGCCGCGCGTGCGCTGCTGCTGCCCCGGCGCAATCCCGGCAAGCGCACCCCGCTGTGGCAGCAGCGCCAGCGCGCGGCCCAACTGCTCCAGGTGGCGAGCGAGTTCGGGTCCTTCCCGATCGTCCTCGAAGCGGTCCGCGAGTGCCTCCAGGACGTGTTCGACGTCCCGGGGCTCACGGAGCTGATGGGTGACATCGA
It includes:
- a CDS encoding DUF805 domain-containing protein, giving the protein MHWYVDVLKKYAVFSGRARRQEYWMFVLFSVIISIVLSIIDNVAGTSPILGAIYSLVVLLPSLGVAVRRLHDTDRSGWWLLIALVPLVGAIILLVFLASDGKPHENSHGPNPKLVPAH
- a CDS encoding DUF3046 domain-containing protein encodes the protein MRLTIFWERMADHFGQAYADSFARDHVMAELGGRTVHEALAAGWEAKDVWRGVCAAVGVPADKQ
- a CDS encoding AI-2E family transporter, which codes for MAETDKTERDTPAQDVTPPNAPPPAPAGGSHSPARMPRWLPRAMVLGLALYACFQLGSWAFHQLIGLLINILIAFFLALAIEPAVGRMAARGMRRGLATFIVFFAVIAVGVGFVVLLGSMLAGQIVDMVEDFPKYLDSVIRWINSTFHTDLSRVEVQDSVLRSDWLRKYVQNSASGVLDISATVLGGLFKLLTIFLFSFYFAADGPRLRRALCSVLPPAKQAEVLRAWEIAVDKTGGYLYSRGLMALISGGAHYILLEILGVPYAPALAVWVGLVSQFIPTIGTYLAGALPMLIAFTVNPWYALWVLGFVVVYQQFENYVLQPKLTSKTVHIHPAVAFGSVVAGTALLGPVGALIAIPAIATLQAFLGAYVKRYAVTDDPRVHGHRLRHGGKALARLRGVLRAKRDQAPPPGDGA
- a CDS encoding putative leader peptide — translated: MRLWRRVHMDLVRYAGCVCRPSC
- a CDS encoding rhodanese-like domain-containing protein, with protein sequence MSGGQVGIDELLERVREDLDRVEPKEAFEAAGAGALLVDIRYAALRERDGLIPGALVVERNELEWRLDPRGSHRAPEAVSHDLRVVVICNEGYASSLAAVSLRQLGLHRATDLVGGFQAWKAAGLPVER
- a CDS encoding AzlD domain-containing protein, with protein sequence MSIWIAIAATAVGCYLVKLAGLLVPADALERPLVQRLAALLPVALLAALTAQQTFSTDSSLVLDARAAGLAAAALALVLRAPFLVVVGAAVAVTAGVRALGG
- a CDS encoding AraC family transcriptional regulator, which produces MGRLTEREWARHWQYEELPGLDLLRARYVRHTFPRHSHEGFTFGAVTGGIEDVSLPEGLVRAGPGTVVMINPEVPHSARAGVPEGWTYSTLYPSVELVSEIGGAVTSLRGTPGFAETIVEDPQTALLIRGVHRAAEEGNALAADSLLRIAVARMLGRYGSALPSRTPQASGARTAALAKQLLEERMAEPPSLEGLAQELGTSPFALLRAFKAVYGMPPHTWLTDARVRRARHLLDAGTAPADAAVAVGFTDQPHLNRHFTRIVGVPPGAYRRERARTYKTAGERPA
- a CDS encoding cysteine dioxygenase, with amino-acid sequence MSARTEASAPTAAELLDFVRRSAADKDLIGSIPLDPEGRTWVRLEGPGGSEAWLIAWPPGTGTGWHDHAESFGAFATAAGELKEYSLAVRLPASGWKTLELSEGVDRERELGAGQGRAFGKHHVHEVLNESATGHAVSVHAYYPPLPLIRRFSRSGAVLRLEQVERPEDWQ
- a CDS encoding FAD-dependent monooxygenase: MDPVIIVGAGPVGLALSLALAQQGVPSVVLDEGAGNDEQRPARTVVLRPDTAAMVERLGCATGRDEGSRWTGWRSMRRRQDVRQLVLGDDRAPAPLHIPQHALARGLRDAVAAQQLVRIVTESRVDSLEQDATGISVHARGPGATWWRGSHLVGCDGARSTVRKLLGIRFPGRTAVEQHAVAALRTELPWPDEALLHRQPPWRTGGDEVTARPLPDDVWRLDWLLPSRGELVTPDALVARVRDTLAGWCGQTPPYELLDTGVYTLHHRLARRWRVDRAFLAGDAAHLLGALGTQGLDEGLRDADNLAWKLAHSWHHGVSEPLLDSYQAERRAAVASRLRAADQSLPILRGGSGLRTYLPGAARGHDTLLTDGHLGHGPLGAPPVYTHSPLAPEYAPSQTFVGTEAGAPVADVRVTAPDGTSARLRDRLGRGRLLVMLVAPGTGVWDRRHWVSAGVMPRLAAAVSALPVRAELLVTESYPGASAHTVLLVRPDGHLVASFAGVRPAELYSAADAARGGAPSAARSDRTADIN
- a CDS encoding AzlC family ABC transporter permease, yielding MAEQTAHPESRPKTPAGTSAGTGTAAAERVPKPDSAVVRDALGVGIAVGLSGFAFGVTSAGAGLSLLQTCALSLLVFTGASQFALVGALAAGGNPLAAAAGAFFLGVRNAFYGLRLSQLLALPRFVRPLAAHWVIDETTAVALAQPTRRAARLGFTVTGLTLYVLWNLTTLGGVLGAEALGDTDAWGLDAAGPAVFLALLAPMLRTTTERAVAGLAVVLGLAFLPVLPAGVPVLVAALAAPAVLWFKGRSIARCSNADRTKADRTKANRTKGEDR
- the recX gene encoding recombination regulator RecX → MARRTEWPGDSADSSRAEKELSPQDPAERARAICLRLLTGTPRTRKQLADALHKREIPSEVAEEVLSRFEDVGLINDAAFADAWVESRHHGRGLARRALARELRTKGVDSALIDEAVGQLDSEQEEETARELVARKLRSTRGLDRDRRLRRLAGMLARKGYPEGLALRVVKRALEEEGEDTEDLDEGGGF